The genomic stretch TTACGTCTGCTCGCGATCGGATCAAGTTTTTGGTATCCCGGGTGCTCGTCATCAGCACAATGTCACTTTTGTTCGGAATTGGGTGCGCGGCTTTACTTTTTGTGAATCATCAATTAAATGGTCAGGCTTTTTCAGCAGGAGATGTTGGAAAGGCGGTGCTTCAATATGTGCTATTCGGTGTTTTCTTCACTCTACTATTTCAAGTGATTTCATTGTATTACCAGAAGGCGATGCAGCTGTTAGCCCTTTCGCTTGTAACAATCTTGGTGCTGCCAGGGCTACTTGGCATCGTGTTTCAGGTCGATGCGATTCCTGAGTTTGTGAAAGATCTTGTTGCGTATGCACCAATTTACAGTTTGCCGAACCAGCTGCCGTTTCTTGCGCTGGATGGAGTAGAAATAGGTGTCATTGCAGTTGTGAGTTTGCTATTGTTTGTGTTTGCGTATGAGCGGTTACCGAAGATTGATTACTAGCAGGAGGAGGAAGAGGAACGATGCGATTTGGTT from Bacillus sp. Cs-700 encodes the following:
- a CDS encoding ABC transporter permease, whose protein sequence is MNFGQYMKLEIKRNLSLPLFLSIAFAFLFGGGIVYSIYELDGPFRPENVSGLYGGVATVALGVFCAKVVIADLHYGTIYLLFTSARDRIKFLVSRVLVISTMSLLFGIGCAALLFVNHQLNGQAFSAGDVGKAVLQYVLFGVFFTLLFQVISLYYQKAMQLLALSLVTILVLPGLLGIVFQVDAIPEFVKDLVAYAPIYSLPNQLPFLALDGVEIGVIAVVSLLLFVFAYERLPKIDY